Proteins encoded in a region of the Panthera uncia isolate 11264 chromosome B2 unlocalized genomic scaffold, Puncia_PCG_1.0 HiC_scaffold_24, whole genome shotgun sequence genome:
- the LOC125938194 gene encoding lymphocyte antigen 6G6e-like, with protein sequence MGTSSICLCLLFLCGALGLTTSPTRGRLRCYTCSFSKPCYPVLTECQDDEVCGISIGTSEQSEIIERKGCLPRAQCPLQGHATYWSRSYALRHHCCEQNLCNTATVLQRLPSPLLITLLLLVASFMWGAHLLH encoded by the exons ATGGGCACCTCCAGCATCTGTCTGTGCCTCCTGTTCCTCTGTGGGGCACTGG GTCTCACCACGTCCCCCACCCGGGGACGGCTCCGCTGTTACACCTGCAGCTTCAGCAAACCCTGCTATCCTGTTCTCACCGAGTGTCAGGATGACGAAGTTTGTGGCATCAGTATCGGCACCTCAG AGCAGAGCGAGATCATCGAGCGGAAAGGCTGCCTCCCAAGGGCCCAGTGCCCTCTGCAGGGCCATGCCACCTACTGGTCACGCTCCTATGCTCTGCGGCACCACTGCTGTGAGCAGAACCTGTGCAACACAGCCACCGTGCTGCAGcggctccccagccccctcctcatcACCCTGCTCCTCCTCGTGGCCAGCTTCATGTGGGGAGCCCACCTCCTCCACTAG
- the LY6G6F gene encoding lymphocyte antigen 6 complex locus protein G6f, with protein sequence MAVLFLLLFLCGPPQAAADNIQTIYVALGEPMELPCPAPPTLSGDELLSWFRSPAAGSSTALVAQVQVARLGRGPSPEPGKSVRASRLKLLGNYSLWLEKSKEGDAGRYWCAVLGQHHKYQNWRVYDVSVLRGSQLSTRAADGSPCSVLLCSVAPARRLDSVTWLEGRGPVRGHVQSFWGDGAALLLVCPGEQLSESREHRPRIISCLMPHNKGVSFSLAASMDASPALCAPATGWDVSWILMLLLAAGQGFTILALSIMLWRQRVQRAQCRDASIPHFKPEIQVYENIHVARLSPPAHKIR encoded by the exons ATGGCGGTCTTATTCCTCCTTCTGTTCCTATGTGGCCCCCCGCAGGCTGCTGCAG ACAATATCCAGACCATCTATGTAGCCTTGGGGGAGCCAATGGAGCTGCCATGTCCCGCACCACCCACTCTGAGTGGAGACGAACTCCTGTCCTGGTTCCgcagccctgcagcaggctcctCCACTGCCCTGGTGGCCCAAGTCCAAGTGGCCAGGCTTGGGAGGGGGCCTTCCCCAGAGCCTGGGAAGTCTGTAAGGGCATCCAGGCTCAAACTGCTGGGGAACTACTCTTTGTGGCTGGAAAAGTCCAAAGAGGGAGACGCCGGTCGGTACTGGTGTGCTGTTCTGGGTCAGCACCACAAGTACCAGAACTGGAGGGTGTATGATGTCTCCGTGCTCAGAG GATCCCAGCTATCCACGAGGGCTGCGGATGGATCCCCCTGCTCCGTCCTTTTATGCTCTGTGGCCCCTGCCAGACGCCTAGACTCTGTGACCTGGCTAGAGGGAAGGGGTCCTGTGAGGGGCCATGTACAGTCATTTTGGGGCGATGGGGCTGCCCTGCTCTTGGTGTGTCCTGGGGAACAGCTCTCTGAGTCCAGGGAACATAGACCAAGAATCATCAGCTGCCTCATGCCTCATAACAAAGGGGTCAGCTTTAGCCTGGCAG CCTCCATGGatgcctcccctgccctctgtgcCCCTGCCACGGGCTGGGATGTATCCTGGATCCTGATGCTGTTGCTTGCAGCAGGTCAAGGGTTCACCATCCTGGCCCTCAGCATCATGCTCTGGAGACAGAGGGTCCAGAGGGCTCAGTGCAGAG ATGCCTCGATTCCTCATTTCAAACCTGAAATCCAGGTCTATGAGAACATCCATGTGGCCCGTCTCAG CCCACCTGCCCACAAGATCAGATGA